The following DNA comes from Lentibacillus sp. Marseille-P4043.
CCTCAAAAACAGAAAAAATCAGGACTGGCGCAGGTGCAGTATTATTGCCGCACTATAAACCGTTTAGGGTAGCAGAGACCTATAATTTGCTAGCAACTTTATTTCCTGACCGTATTGATTTGGGGATTGGGCGAGCACCGGGTGGATCCGCCGAAGTTACAATGGCACTGTCCGATAATTTTTTAGAACAAGTACGAAAAGTTCCAGAAAAACTTGATGATTTATTGCGTTTTTTACATCATGATTTTCCGAAAGATCATATGTATGCGAAAATCAAACCAACACCAGTTCCAAAAAAATCACCAGAACCATGGATGCTCGGAACAAGTGGGAAAAGTGCTATTTTAGCAGCTGAGAAAGGAATGGCTTATACATTTGGCCACTTCATGAGTGATCAAGATGGCCCAGCAATTGTTACCAACTATAAGGAACTATTCAAGCAAAAACATCCGGCATTAACGCCAAAGGTTATTGTGACGATAACAGTTATTTGTGCAGAGACAACCAAGGAAGCTGAAGAAATTGCAATGAGCAGCTTATTGTGGAATGTTCTTCGTGCTAAAGGGGAAGGAAACGATGGGGTACCTTCTGCTCTAAATGCACTAAACTATTCGTTTTCAGAGGAAGAGGCAGAAAGGCTTAGTAAAGCCAAAGAAAAAATGATTATCGGGAACCCAACAGAAGTGAAACAACAACTTGAGAACCTGCAGCAGGCATATCAGGTAGACGAATTTATGATTGTTACGATCACACACGACCATGAGGCAAGAAAAATGTCATATAAACTGATTGCCGAGGAAATAATGAAGGATAAAACGTAATATATTTGTTGTTAAGTGTGTATTAACTATTGAAATTTTCGTAACCTGTCTCATCGTTTAACACGTGGGACCTTAAACTAATTTTAAAATGGCGAACTCGTCTTTTGATGGGCTCGTCATTTTTTTATTCTCTAGCACTAGACCAAAATAAGACTAGAGACCTACTGCAAAATATAGCTTAGGCTCATTATCGTTTTTTCATTTGCTAGGTATGATAGAGACAAGATAATGAAAGGAGGCAGAAATGAATGAATAAATTTTTATTGTTTCTAGGCGGATTAGCTGCATTGTTAGTATTACTGGCAACATTAGGTCCGATGATTCTGCTAGGTGTCAGCATTTGGTTGCTATATGTGATCTTTAAACAGTTTATGAAAAGTGACTCAACAGTTGGAAAAATTGCCTGGGTTGTTGCAGGACTCATTATACTGGGCATTGGCTTGTCCAATATCTATGCAGTGATCGGTGTTGCGGCAGCATATATTTTGTATCAGATTTTCCGGAACTTGCGAAAAGATGATCATAATTCAAAAGGACAGACAGTAGTAGATGATGATCCATTTACAAATTTTGAAAGACAATGGACAGAAATGAATAATTAACAGAACCATGCGTGATATCAATACGAAAAGGAGCGATTTACATGGCAAATTTATTTACACGGATTAAAGATTCAATTTCGGCAGATCTTCACAATCTATTAGATGAAAAGGAACAGAAGAACCCAGTTGCTGCATTAAATCAATACTTGCGCCAAAGTGAGCAAGAGAAAGAAAAGGTAAGAAGGCTGATTGAAAGGCAGCATAAACTTAAAGACGAATTCACTAGAGAATATCACAAAGCTCAGGATCTTGCTGATAAACGATTGAAACAAGCTGCTATTGCTGATAAAGCGGGCGAGGAACAAATGCATCAATTTGCAATGAAAGAACAAGAAGAATATCAAGCACGTGCAGATCGAATGAAAACACTAAGACAGGAAGCTGTAAATCAACTTGAGGAATTAGAACAAAAATATGAAGAAATGAAACATAAATTAAAAGACATGCACTTGCGTCGTATGGAACTAATGGGGCGTGAAAATGTTGCTCATGCTAACCATCAAATGAACAAAGTGATGGAAGAAACAGCTGACAAACCATATTCTCGTTTTGCTGAGTTAGAAAACTATATCGAAAGTCTGGAGTATAAGGTGAACAGCTCTTATTACCGCAGCACATTCGATAGTAAAATTGCCCGTCTTGAAAAAGAAATGCAAGATCAAGAAAAGGCGAATTAGTTCAAAATATCCCATGTTCCAGATTGGGATAAAAACATGATATACTAAAGCAGACGCGAGACAACTTGCGTCTGTTTATTACATAGAAAAGGGGGTCACCTGTATGTTTCACAGATTATCAACGGACACACTGAACTGGATCATGATTGTCGGGGTGATCCTCTTTATTGTTGAAATTGCCTTTTTTCATGGCGGTATGATCTTTTCTGCCCTGTTTTCAGCTCTCCTCATTTATATTGGTTGGAAAAATTTTTTTCGGTTATGGGGTAAATGTTTTTTTTGGATTGGCGTGATAGGCCTAATATTTTCTGTATTGAACATGTTGGCTGTCCGGTTCTTGCTTATAGCTGGTATTATACTGTTTATTCGTGACTATTCGAAGTCAAAAAAAGAATCCGAACGAATTACACCTTCCATTTCTGGTCAACATGAGTCAACTACGGAGGCCTTAATTCAATTGGAACCATTATTTGACCACCATGCTTTTGGTGATCAAAAGACTGCTGAACATGCGTACTACTGGAATGATATAAACATCCATGGCGCATTTGGTGATCGGGTCATTGATTTAAGCAATACCGTGTTACCTGATGATACGGCAGTAATCTCCATTCGCCATCTCGTCGGAAATATTGAAATTTATATACCATATGAAGTAGAAGTTAGTGTTCATCACAGTTCCATCTTTGGTCGAGCACATATTCTTGGTGAGCATCATTGGCATTTAATGAACCAGACCCTATCCTACAAAACGGAAGGCTATGATACCACATATCCGCGTGTCAAAATTATTACCACTTTATTATCCGGTGATATTGAGGTGAAACGGATATGAAGATGATAATAAAGCATGCCGCAAGAGCAGTTATGTTGTGTTTATTTATTACTGTTATGGTAGCAGTTATCTTTTTTGTTGCCTTTCCGCTAGATGATTGGTCAGGTTTGCTAGAACGAACTATAGTTGATATTCCGTTTTTATTTCTAGTTGCGATTGTCCCTGTTATTACTGGTGCAATCATCGGTGTAGTAAATGGTTGGAGTTTACGACAAAGACTGCACGATCTTGAACGACAGTTAGCTGAATTGGTGAAGGAACAAAAAATTACGATCGTTGAGGAGCCACACCAAGAATTTTCCGCAATTCAAAATCAGTTGGGACAATTACAGCAGAAGTTTCATGAGCAAGCAGAACTAAAGCAAAGCTTGGCAACAGAGCGTGCAAACGAGCGAGAAAAAAGCTTGCAGGAAGTTGTCATTCAAGAGAGAAATCGACTGGCTCGTGAATTACATGATTCCGTCAGTCAGCAATTGTTCGCTGTATCCATGATGATGTCTGCGATCAATGAATCGAACCCGCCAAAAGATGACACACTTAAACAACAACTGCAAATGGTCGAAAAAATGATCCATCAGTCCCAGCTAGAAATGCGCGCCTTGCTTCTCCACCTAAGACCAGCTGCATTAAAAGGAAAAACATTGCAAGAAGGTGTCGGAGAACTATTAGTTGAACTTACACAAAAGGTTCCAATGGAGATTGATTGGAAGGTAGAAAAATTCAATGTTGCCAAAGGTATTGAAGATCAGTTGTTTCGGATTCTTCAAGAGTCTGTATCTAACACATTGAGGCATGCAAAAGCTACTACACTAAGTGTAATGTTAATTGAACGGGATGACACGATTATTTTACGAATCGTCGATGATGGTATTGGATTTGATGTGGAAAAAGCTCGAGCTAGTTCTTATGGCCTGCAAAATATGAGTGAGCGGGCATATGAGGTTGGTGGAACATTAAAAGTCATCAGCCTGCCAGATCAAGGGACACGGTTGGAAGTCAAAGTACCGCGATTAAAGAAAGAGGATGAGAATGATGATTAACGTATTGTTTGCTGATGATCATGAAATGGTTCGAATCGGTGTATCCGCTTATCTTTCTGCACAACCTGATATCGAAGTTGTGGCAGAGGCTGATGATGGAGGTGCTGCAGTTCAAAAGGCACTGGAGTTAAAACCTGATATTATTTTAATGGACCTTGTGATGAAGGAAATGGATGGTATCGAGGCGACTAAACAGATTATCGACAATTGGCCTGAAGCTAAGATTATTATTGTTACCAGTTTTCTTGATGATGAGAAAGTGTATCCTGCGCTGGAAGCTGGAGCGACAAGTTATATGTTAAAAACATCAAAGGCGAATGAAATTGCCAAAGCGATTCGCTCAACATACCAAGGGCAATCCATTTTGGAACCAGAAGTTACCGGGAAAATAATGACACGAATGCGCGAAAAACCTGCTGATGAACCGCATAGCCAATTAACCGATCGCGAAATGGAAATCCTTTTGCTGATTGCAGATGGGAAAACCAATCAGGAAATTGCCGATCAACTATTTATTGCTTTGAAAACGGTGAAAGTGCACGTAAGCAATATCTTAGGAAAATTGGAAGTCCAAGATAGAACACAAGCAGTTATTTATGCGTTTAAACATGATCTTGTAAAATAACTGCTTATTACTTAGGAAAAATTCCCCATGTGTTTAATTGTTTATCGTCTACCACTCATACGTTGGTAGGCTTTTTTGTTGTAAAAAGTGAAAAATGTAACGAAAAAAAGGGGTTATCGTCAAAATTGAAACATAAATGTAATATTCATATTACATGATTGTCATTTTAAGATGATATACTACGAATTAGTTAAGATAATAAATTACATAGATTACATATAAAAAAATCACATTACTGCACGGGAATAAATTTTATACATAGAAATTGCGGTAGTGATAGGGAAGCGGGGAAAAGAAGTTGAAAAAAAAGATAGCGACGATGACCACTGTTGCAGTGGTTGGTTTGACAAGTGCATTTTTTAGTAATACGGCACACGCTGAAAAGTCAGTACAACAAATTCAGGATGAACGGTCAGATATTAAAGCAAATCTATCTGATGCAGAATCTAAAATCGCCGATGTTCTAGTAGAGTTGGAAGATTTGAATGCAAAAATTGCTAGAGTTGACGATGCGTTAGTTGAAAATAAAAAACAAATGGAAAAAACAGAGGACAAAATTAAAAGTACGAAAAAAGAAGTAAATAAACTAGAAGTTGAAATAGAAAAACTAGAAGATAAAATTGCCGAACGTTATGAAATTATGAAAGATCGGATTGTAGCTTACCAAAAAAACGGCGGAGACATTAAATATTTGGAAGTTCTTTTCGGGTCCAAAAGTTTTGGTGATTTCATTACGCGTGCCTCAGCAGTTTCTACAATATCCGAAGCTGATGCTGACTTAATGGAACAACAGGAAGAAGATAAAAAGGCAGTAGAGGAAAAACAAGATTCTGTTAAGGAAAAGCTAGCTGAATTAACCGATATGAAATCGGAACAAGAAGCTATCCAGGATACAATTTTAGAACAAAAAGAACAGAATGAAGCAGCAAAACAAGAATTAAAAGATAAAGAAGCAGAACTAAAAGAAATGAAGTCACATTTACAAAGCAAGGATAGTAATCTTGCAGCATTAGAAGCGGATATTCGCCAAAGCATGGAATCTAATAACAATGGAACTGTAGTAGGATCCAGTAGTAATGTAACTGCAGCTGTAACAAATTCAAACTCAAGTAAGGCAGCACCGGCACCAAGCGGAAATGTTGGCGCAGCTATAAATGCTGGATATAAATACATTGGAAACTCTGTTTATGTATTTGGCGCTGGACGTACTGCGAGCGATATTCGAAATGGTAGATTTGATTGTTCTGGATTTGTTTCATGGGCATATTCCCAAGCAGGAAAATCAATCCCTGCAACTACTTCAGCATTATCTGGTACGGGAACAAAGGTATCATACAGCAACATTCAACCAGGCGATTTAGTATTCTTTAATACGTATAAAACAAATGGACATGTTGGGATTTATGTTGGTGGCGGTAAATTTATTGGGTCACAAAGTTCTACTGGCGTGGATGTTGTAAGCATGTCAAATCCTTATTGGAGTAGTCACTTCTCCGGACATGTAAGACGTGTTAAATAATTGTAATTCAAGCGGATGGTTTCACCGGAAATCATCCGCTTGAATTTTTATATTGCCAAGAAAGAATTTTTTCAATATGATTAATCTATCATTTTTGAAGGTGGTTATATCTAGTGCGATACAAACGAGATGAAGCATTCCGCTATGAATTTGGAACTCCCTTAGAGGCATTTTTCACAATTGAAGAAGTCAACGGAAATAGTGTTGAATCATCTGAAGGAGAGGCAAGCATTATCGATCTTAGCTTAAATGGCATGAAATTAGCTACAACGTTAGAAATGTCCAACAGAAACGATATTAAGGTATTAATCCGGTTTATGTTAAATGACAATGAATATTTGGTGCAAGGAGAAATAATTTGGAGTAAAGCACATCTTGATGAATACAATTATGGGATTCAATTTGCTTTGGATGAGCAAGTACAGGACAATCTAATTGATGATTTAAAAGAATTAGGAAAGTCCAAAGTCAATGATTGATAAATAGAATATATACTTTTTATAAGCGGTACATTGATATGTACCGCTTATTTTTTTCAAAATGTTTTTCAACTTGATTGATGCTACAGTATTATCTTAAGTATTCGTTTTTTTAATATTTAAGTTTTTTCAAAATAAGGGTTGCAATTTTCTAAAAAACAGAATAGACTGTATTATAACAAAATAAAAGTTAACAAATCTGTTATATAAAAAGGTGGGTGATAATATTGAATAAAACTTCTTCTTATGTTAAGTGTCAGGAATGTGGAAAACCAGTTAATGCTAAAAATTATTTGCTTGAGTGTGATTATTGCTTATCAAAAAAGGAAGAGGATTAATTTTTTTACACATCATGTTATATAACACAATAATTAAATGAATTTTGTTTTATAACAAGGGAGGATGTAAATTTTATGTTAATAAAGAACGGGGAAATTAAAATTAAAGATGAATTACAAACAAGGTATGATGAAATTTTAACGAATGAAGCACTGACTTTTCTTGAAAAGTTGCATCACCATTTTGATGAACGACGAAGAAGCTTATTAGCGATAAGGGAGCAAATACAGGAAAATTTAAATAAGGGTAAGCGGCTAAATTTCTTAACGGAAACAGAAAACATTCGGAATGCTGATTGGTCAGTTGCACCAATTCCAAAAGATTTACAGGATCGACGAGTAGAGATCACTGGACCAGTTGATCGAAAAATGATTATTAATGCGCTTAATTCGGGAGCAAAAACCTATATGGCTGACTTTGAGGATGCCACATCACCAACATGGACGAATGTGATAAACGGACAAATCAATTTAAAAGACGCGATTCGCCGACAGATTGATTTTCAAGGTGCTAACGGTAAACAGTATTCATTAAATGATCAAACGGCAGTTATCATCGTTCGTCCTAGAGGGTGGCATCTTGAAGAAAAAAACATCACAATTGATGGTAATTCGGTATCGGCTAGCTTAGTAGATTTTGGCCTTTATTTTTTTCATAATGCAAAAGAGCTGTTGGAACG
Coding sequences within:
- a CDS encoding LLM class flavin-dependent oxidoreductase → MKLSILDQAPIASGKTAQETLEDSIKLAQLGDRLGYTRYWIAEHHDMSGLACPNPDVMIGIIASKTEKIRTGAGAVLLPHYKPFRVAETYNLLATLFPDRIDLGIGRAPGGSAEVTMALSDNFLEQVRKVPEKLDDLLRFLHHDFPKDHMYAKIKPTPVPKKSPEPWMLGTSGKSAILAAEKGMAYTFGHFMSDQDGPAIVTNYKELFKQKHPALTPKVIVTITVICAETTKEAEEIAMSSLLWNVLRAKGEGNDGVPSALNALNYSFSEEEAERLSKAKEKMIIGNPTEVKQQLENLQQAYQVDEFMIVTITHDHEARKMSYKLIAEEIMKDKT
- a CDS encoding lmo0954 family membrane protein, which gives rise to MNKFLLFLGGLAALLVLLATLGPMILLGVSIWLLYVIFKQFMKSDSTVGKIAWVVAGLIILGIGLSNIYAVIGVAAAYILYQIFRNLRKDDHNSKGQTVVDDDPFTNFERQWTEMNN
- a CDS encoding PspA/IM30 family protein yields the protein MANLFTRIKDSISADLHNLLDEKEQKNPVAALNQYLRQSEQEKEKVRRLIERQHKLKDEFTREYHKAQDLADKRLKQAAIADKAGEEQMHQFAMKEQEEYQARADRMKTLRQEAVNQLEELEQKYEEMKHKLKDMHLRRMELMGRENVAHANHQMNKVMEETADKPYSRFAELENYIESLEYKVNSSYYRSTFDSKIARLEKEMQDQEKAN
- the liaF gene encoding cell wall-active antibiotics response protein LiaF; the encoded protein is MFHRLSTDTLNWIMIVGVILFIVEIAFFHGGMIFSALFSALLIYIGWKNFFRLWGKCFFWIGVIGLIFSVLNMLAVRFLLIAGIILFIRDYSKSKKESERITPSISGQHESTTEALIQLEPLFDHHAFGDQKTAEHAYYWNDINIHGAFGDRVIDLSNTVLPDDTAVISIRHLVGNIEIYIPYEVEVSVHHSSIFGRAHILGEHHWHLMNQTLSYKTEGYDTTYPRVKIITTLLSGDIEVKRI
- a CDS encoding sensor histidine kinase, which gives rise to MKMIIKHAARAVMLCLFITVMVAVIFFVAFPLDDWSGLLERTIVDIPFLFLVAIVPVITGAIIGVVNGWSLRQRLHDLERQLAELVKEQKITIVEEPHQEFSAIQNQLGQLQQKFHEQAELKQSLATERANEREKSLQEVVIQERNRLARELHDSVSQQLFAVSMMMSAINESNPPKDDTLKQQLQMVEKMIHQSQLEMRALLLHLRPAALKGKTLQEGVGELLVELTQKVPMEIDWKVEKFNVAKGIEDQLFRILQESVSNTLRHAKATTLSVMLIERDDTIILRIVDDGIGFDVEKARASSYGLQNMSERAYEVGGTLKVISLPDQGTRLEVKVPRLKKEDENDD
- a CDS encoding response regulator transcription factor, with product MINVLFADDHEMVRIGVSAYLSAQPDIEVVAEADDGGAAVQKALELKPDIILMDLVMKEMDGIEATKQIIDNWPEAKIIIVTSFLDDEKVYPALEAGATSYMLKTSKANEIAKAIRSTYQGQSILEPEVTGKIMTRMREKPADEPHSQLTDREMEILLLIADGKTNQEIADQLFIALKTVKVHVSNILGKLEVQDRTQAVIYAFKHDLVK
- a CDS encoding coiled-coil domain-containing protein; amino-acid sequence: MKKKIATMTTVAVVGLTSAFFSNTAHAEKSVQQIQDERSDIKANLSDAESKIADVLVELEDLNAKIARVDDALVENKKQMEKTEDKIKSTKKEVNKLEVEIEKLEDKIAERYEIMKDRIVAYQKNGGDIKYLEVLFGSKSFGDFITRASAVSTISEADADLMEQQEEDKKAVEEKQDSVKEKLAELTDMKSEQEAIQDTILEQKEQNEAAKQELKDKEAELKEMKSHLQSKDSNLAALEADIRQSMESNNNGTVVGSSSNVTAAVTNSNSSKAAPAPSGNVGAAINAGYKYIGNSVYVFGAGRTASDIRNGRFDCSGFVSWAYSQAGKSIPATTSALSGTGTKVSYSNIQPGDLVFFNTYKTNGHVGIYVGGGKFIGSQSSTGVDVVSMSNPYWSSHFSGHVRRVK
- a CDS encoding PilZ domain-containing protein gives rise to the protein MRYKRDEAFRYEFGTPLEAFFTIEEVNGNSVESSEGEASIIDLSLNGMKLATTLEMSNRNDIKVLIRFMLNDNEYLVQGEIIWSKAHLDEYNYGIQFALDEQVQDNLIDDLKELGKSKVND